The following are encoded together in the Plasmodium malariae genome assembly, chromosome: 1 genome:
- the PmUG01_01018700 gene encoding conserved Plasmodium protein, unknown function: MAYHLFKKLQRVSSKDSKPKNENKNEDINKWLKNIQDILSKNVVDNDSNESVDDNVINITDYLITINNIVKYTEQVKNRKIDYFDDENTVILLIKQFCKILNIIHVFEKLKRVDNVDHDDDGNKDDIKKKITILTKNNVWTLLEEIILNSSEVLNKIICLNKDMFHKKNIRIDCNKLKTYVNYLNTLFKETNNCDLLFSIFYFDFENSIFIIYELILLLQKIYIYDNINFYFYLYDNIIYCENTKSAYYYNLYSLKCFQILYHEHYSESNINAKEQNNFAQKIHEQYMLIISNLRKNKLHYVNYLNYPLNYSEDKLIYKNKNENYYINEQKEFNSISTNKKFRSFIFFDAEDEAIQKNLKKLEYTKRLYEFLVEYDSYSSSSLSSDVNVDTYNSVSRISGRNKGNKTEKDKKKNTSVELSSGYDYSTSSFVHNYGSGEKNGSKENKSKNSNLDNFENQSNTSNSSFENKNNESYCYCSSDISSNFITVDEEYEEYEEEKKKINKNNKVKYCEENIFLIMYRNNKVQNVRNNIDRLILNKGNFICKLLGIIASNEDAYLINEILVLFLLVSENNIEIKNIITYERIIETIIKIMKEEHYYLFKQIRELFFLYDDDKLDMCYVTKVCNFSNKGREQEKERGEKKNLSISCNIKREEQEDKFTLSHCKRNVEDPVDYPDKCEGKSTAIANAVDEFNMQGGSNGRSMSSLSKINSTEGSATSSGVPTSAVGVSAIGIGVVDQREKYGYSYTEGNIDKACIFHFTKCERSTNNNLEDDKNQMEIYLDNISINIDIKSSLLLLKCLIINSEFGPKYIFELNILEEFICVILNLYNIIIYVYNKSMLKYYNNSIFIITIFLDVLCCICKFRHKNSSSDVSLKQYFPIFQRAKFLECSFFFFFKFVYIYLYKDMVNSSRSRKRRSPLMRMNNEEENTQIKNEPLSNYEGMNESKIVDLNCVKNGNLHNDCNEEVRINVVSSAHLNSSNASSVHLNSNNARSVLLSSNNTSSKQFNMKKKGSSSSRNSSSSSRNIFKENEQIFEVFKNTNFVDLFNICCKFLFQDEQHCACFLLSSYSDNSTNGSSNANNGRNDNANNDGNNNNSRSYHFRNSSKKREEFDVHIEECNFIMACFRKDKYFYLEHVLTFYLKRLKQVKYIDMLLILFLYDKQYVIRKCIYEFFMCLCEKYVDISNYLNTVFFFEKSVFYYYIMHKIGRLKKSLYKIKKWHKNRSSNMVQDNSVSSKKIERREKFFLKYIACIKFIYQVLSLVTVHSNNSEKEEDNTIISNLYNFLKSVDLNFEEIIYYNMLYVHGYKGTGMYYIKKLNNESVKNILILQINMLLYRNRINNERHNFKYLINVINSKYLSKRMKCLICVYISIYLFLSKEERVKKELIKTIMEHDIFNIIYKLLNDFCKYNFFSKKFSCSTFVKCKDVYANIKNISEMKRKKYFFFYSTEKSLFFIHFIYSKLVHHDMLTYFFKQTKNHLTSLNHSLSSDKIYSKKKKSRSLEKSSKASISQRRGVFTHKGINRKFSSGENYIEVDPYLEESEDEEEDDDECKYSEEDSTSQYIEGLDSKGGSREVIRKVMGEVSGGGGKGRSQGISSGFSSGISAGISEYRSGVDSEEANIQRGEERKGRYLIRARLNNEGGKEDKNEQIKERKDRKGRNGAYHSRYYYDKKNTSEKKIRKGIIKEDIILMRNKLNEQELKHIEEKIYLNKIIEKKNDIINNILYSYLLLKEKLKKTEDENIVVKNTFSLWEKEQQVINSTDMNELQKDYIHLLKKFEKTNTEKTDLEGNIEKLIDLLIYLYDNVKGCRQYMQNLEDINLFKNKIRNEEHQPHNQYALPNDQQNHERVERNTYKGVNKEMNKEENRLNHVDVSVEENARVYNQFYVDSSQEMCAKENGAANRHMNDEVHATANQDMYAEAHAHANKNTYTEAYAPANQDMYIEAHTPTNQDMYAEVHAPVNQDMYIEAHTPTNQDMYAEVHAASQQQMYNELYFDTNRQKQNRISVISNRQVYNQIHLGENEEKHSPWYIDTRKHANHNIYTSASEQKNISVTSEINICANDERGKANDLNDVEETKQMHNSELADSHINEEFTK; this comes from the coding sequence ATGGCTTATCATTTATTCAAAAAGTTACAAAGAGTGAGCAGTAAAGATAGCAAaccaaaaaatgaaaataaaaatgaggaTATTAATAAATGGTTAAAGAACATTCAAGACATACTTAGTAAAAATGTTGTTGATAATGATTCGAATGAAAGTGTTGATGATAACGTGATTAACATTACTGATTACTTGATAACTATAAATAACATTGTGAAGTACACGGAACaagtaaaaaataggaaaattgACTATTTCGATGATGAAAATACGGTAATATTACTTATTAaacaattttgtaaaattttaaatataattcatgtatttgaaaaattaaaaagagtTGATAATGTTGATCATGATGATGATGGTAATAAggatgatataaaaaagaaaattacaaTTTTGACAAAAAATAACGTCTGGACATTACTGGAAGAAATAATTCTGAACAGTTCAGAAGTtttgaacaaaataatttgtttaaataaagacatgtttcataaaaaaaatataagaatagaTTGTAACAAGTTAAAAACATATGTAAACTACTTGAACACATTGTTTAAAGAAACGAATAATTGTGATTTATTATTcagcattttttattttgattttgagaattctatatttattatatatgaacttatactgttattacaaaaaatatatatttatgacaatataaatttctatttttatttatatgataatatcatatattgtGAGAACACAAAATCAGcttattactataatttgTACTCTTTAAAATGCTTTCAAATATTGTATCATGAACACTATTCtgaaagtaatataaatgcAAAGGAGCAAAACAATTTTGCTCAAAAAATACACGAACAGTACATGTTAATTATAagtaatttaagaaaaaacaaattgcATTATGTTAATTATCTCAATTACCCATTAAATTATTCGGAGGATAAgctaatatataaaaataaaaatgaaaattattacataaatgaacaaaaggAATTTAATTCCATTtcaacaaataaaaaatttaggtCCTTCATATTTTTCGATGCTGAAGATGAAgcaattcaaaaaaatttaaaaaaattagagtACACCAAAAgattatatgaatttttagtAGAATATGATTCATATAGCTCTTCTTCCTTATCGTCCGATGTAAATGTAGACACGTATAATAGTGTAAGTAGAATATCTGGCAGAAATAAGGGtaataaaacagaaaaggacaaaaagaaaaatacatcAGTTGAGTTGTCATCTGGTTATGATTACAGCACTTCGtcatttgttcataattatgGAAGTGGCGAAAAGAATGGAAGTAAGGAAAATAAATCGAAAAATAGCAATTTAGACAATTTTGAAAATCAAAGTAATACTTCCAATAGTAGCTttgagaataaaaataatgaaagcTACTGCTATTGCAGCTCAGACATATCCAGTAATTTCATTACGGTTGATGAAGAGTATGAAGAATatgaagaggaaaaaaaaaaaataaataaaaataacaaggTAAAATATTGcgaagaaaatatatttttaattatgtatagAAATAACAAAGTACAAAAtgtaagaaataatattgatagattaatattaaataaaggtaattttatatgtaaattattagGTATTATAGCTTCTAATGAAGATGCGTAccttataaatgaaatacttgtattatttctattagtgtcagaaaataatattgaaatTAAGAACATAATTACGTATGAAAGGATAATAGAaactattataaaaataatgaaagaagagcattattatttatttaaacaaattagagagctattttttttgtatgacGATGATAAGTTAGACATGTGTTATGTTACTAAGGtttgtaatttttcaaataaaggTAGAGAACAAGAAAAGGAGcggggggaaaaaaaaaatctgaGCATTTCGTGCAATATTAAGAGAGAAGAACAAGAGGATAAATTTACTTTAAGTCACTGTAAGCGTAATGTAGAAGATCCAGTAGATTATCCAGACAAATGTGAAGGAAAGAGTACAGCTATTGCGAACGCCGTTGATGAATTTAACATGCAGGGGGGATCAAACGGGAGGAGCATGTCAAGTTTGAGTAAAATTAATAGTACAGAAGGAAGTGCAACATCGAGTGGAGTTCCTACTTCCGCTGTAGGTGTTTCTGCAATTGGTATAGGTGTGGTGGATCAGAGGGAAAAATATGGATATTCTTACACGGAGGGAAACATTGACAAGGCttgtatttttcattttacaaAGTGTGAAAGaagtacaaataataatttagagGATGATAAAAACCAAATGGAAATATACCTGGACAACATTTCCATTAATATAGATATTAAAAGCAGTTTACTACTGCTAAAGtgtttaataataaatagcGAGTTTGGTCcaaaatacatttttgaattaaatatacttGAAGAGTTTATATGTGTAattcttaatttatataatattattatttatgtttataacaagtctatgttaaaatattacaataactcaatttttatcattaccATATTTTTAGATGTCCTATgttgtatatgtaaatttcgTCATAAGAACAGCAGTTCAGATGTGAGCTTGAAGCAATATTTCCCTATATTTCAAAGGGCAAAATTTTTAGAatgttctttcttttttttttttaaatttgtatacatatatttgtataaagaTATGGTAAACAGTAGTAGGAGTAGGAAACGTAGATCCCCCCTTATGCGTATGAATAATGAGGAGGAAAATACACAAATTAAGAACGAGCCTTTGTCAAATTACGAAGGCATGAATGAGTCTAAAATTGTAGATTTAAATTGTGTTAAAAATGGAAACCTGCATAATGATTGTAATGAGGAAGTTAGAATTAACGTAGTAAGTAGTGCGCATCTGAACAGCAGCAATGCAAGCAGTGTACATCTTAACAGTAATAACGCGAGAAGTGTTCTCCTTAGTAGTAATAACACGAGTAGCAAACAATttaacatgaaaaaaaaaggtagtagtagtagcaggaatagtagtagtagcagtaggAATATTTTCAAGgaaaatgaacaaattttCGAGGTTTTCAAAAACACAAATTTTGTAGACCTATTTAACATATGCTGCAAATTTCTGTTTCAGGATGAGCAACACTGCGCCTGCTTTTTGCTTAGCAGTTATAGTGATAATAGTACGAATGGCAGTAGTAATGCCAATAATGGTAGGAATGATAATGCCAATAATgatggtaataataacaatagtagAAGTTACCACTTCCGTAATAGTAGCAAAAAACGGGAAGAATTCGACGTGCATATAGAGGAGTGCAATTTCATAATGGCCTGTTTTCGGAAAGATAAGTATTTCTATTTGGAACATGTGCTTACGTTTTATTTAAAGAGGTTGAAGCAGGTAAAGTACATAGACATGCTGCTTATTCTGTTTTTATATGATAAGCAGTATGTAATACGAAAGTGCATATACGAATTTTTCATGTGTTTATGTGAAAAATATGTGGATATTtcgaattatttaaatactgtctttttttttgaaaaaagcgttttctattattacattatgcATAAGATAGGTAGATTAAAAAAGagtttatacaaaataaagaaatggCACAAGAACAGGAGTTCTAATATGGTCCAGGATAACAGTGTTAGTAGTAAGAAAATCgaaagaagagaaaaatttttcttaaaatatattgcatgtataaaatttatatatcaaGTGCTGAGCCTTGTTACTGTtcatagtaataatagtgaAAAGGAGGAAGATAATACCATCAttagtaatttatataattttttaaaatctgTTGATTTAAATTTTGAGGAGAtcatatattacaatatGTTATATGTTCATGGATATAAAGGAACCggtatgtattatataaaaaaattaaataatgaatctgttaagaatatattgatacttcaaattaatatgttattGTACAGAAATAGGATTAATAATGAGAGACATAATTTTAAGTACTtgataaatgtaataaatagtaaatatttaagtaaaagaatgaaatgtttgatatgtgtatacattagcatatatttattcctatcaaaagaagaaagagtaaaaaaggaattaataaaaacaattatggaacatgatatttttaatattatatataaactattaaacgatttttgcaaatataatttttttagtaaaaagTTCTCTTGTTCGACTTTTGTCAAATGCAAGGATGTGtatgcaaatataaaaaatatatctgaaatgaaaaggaagaaatatttttttttttattcaacaGAGAAatctttattctttattcattttatttattcaaaattaGTTCATCATGATATGTTaacatatttctttaaaCAAACCAAAAATCATTTAACTAGTCTCAATCATAGTTTAAGCAGtgataaaatttattctaagaaaaaaaaaagtcgtTCACTGGAAAAGTCAAGCAAGGCAAGCATATCTCAAAGGAGGGGTGTTTTTACTCATAAGGGTATCAACAGGAAATTCAGTAGTGGGGAAAACTATATAGAGGTAGATCCCTATTTGGAGGAGAGTGAGGACGAAGAAGAAGATGACGATGAGTGCAAGTACAGTGAAGAGGATAGCACGAGTCAGTACATCGAGGGGCTAGACAGCAAGGGAGGAAGCAGGGAAGTAATAAGGAAAGTAATGGGCGAAGTAAGCGGAGGAGGAGGTAAGGGAAGAAGCCAAGGAATTAGCTCAGGATTCAGCTCGGGAATCAGCGCAGGTATAAGTGAATACCGCAGCGGGGTAGACAGTGAAGAGGCAAATATTCAAAGGGGGGAGGAGCGAAAAGGGAGATATTTAATTCGAGCACGATTAAATAACGAAGGTGGTAAGGAAGACAAAAATGAgcaaataaaagaaagaaaagataGAAAAGGCAGAAACGGTGCATATCATAGTAGATactattatgataaaaagaatactagtgaaaagaaaatacgAAAAGGAATAATTAAGGAAGATATTATTCTTATgagaaataaattaaacgAACAAGAACTCAAACATAtcgaagaaaaaatttatttaaataaaatcattgaaaaaaaaaatgatataataaataatatcttatattcttatttactattaaaagaaaagttaaaaaaaacagaggatgaaaatattgtagttaaaaatacattttctttATGGGAAAAGGAACAACAAGTAATTAACAGTACTGATATGAATGAACTACAGAAAgattacatacatttattaaaaaaatttgaaaaaacgAATACTGAGAAAACAGATTTGGAGGGGAACATAGAAAAGCTTATAGATTTGTTAATATACTTGTACGATAATGTTAAGGGATGTCGTCAGTATATGCAAAATCTTGAAGACataaatctttttaaaaataaaattcgaAATGAAGAACACCAACCACACAATCAATATGCACTACCGAATGATCAGCAGAACCATGAACGCGTTGAAAGAAACACGTATAAAGGTGTGAACAAGGAGATGAACAAGGAGGAGAATCGACTTAATCATGTGGATGTAAGCGTAGAGGAGAATGCACGTGTGTATAACCAGTTCTACGTTGATTCTAGCCAGGAAATGTGTGCAAAAGAGAACGGAGCTGCTAACCGGCACATGAATGACGAAGTACATGCTACCGCTAACCAGGATATGTATGCGGAAGCACATGCCCATGCTAACAAGAATACGTATACAGAAGCATACGCCCCTGCGAATCAGGATATGTATATAGAAGCACACACCCCTACTAACCAGGATATGTATGCAGAAGTACACGCCCCTGTGAATCAGGATATGTATATAGAAGCACACACCCCTACTAACCAGGATATGTATGCAGAAGTACACGCCGCTTCTCAGCAGCAGATGTACAACGAGTTATACTTCGATACAAATAGACAGAAGCAGAACCGAATAAGTGTTATCTCGAATAGGCAAGTGTATAACCAAATACACTTAGgcgaaaatgaagaaaaacaTAGTCCATGGTACATAGACACTAGGAAGCACGCAAATCATAACATTTACACAAGTGCAAGTGAACAAAAGAACATCAGTGTTACGAgcgaaataaatatatgtgctAACGACGAAAGAGGAAAAGCAAACGATTTAAACGACGTAGAAGAAACTAAACAAATGCACAATTCCGAATTAGCTGATAGTCATATAAATGAGGAGTTCAccaaataa